From the Paenibacillus sp. FSL H8-0548 genome, one window contains:
- a CDS encoding sugar phosphate isomerase/epimerase family protein — MNKDLMISGFSDEISSDFDTQLEVVSKLGMRYISLRGIDGRNIGEFSVDEIKESVLPRLQKAQIGVSSIGAPIGKVFVNDEEGFAEQKLMLDRLCQITNLLNCKYIRIFSFYIPKGENADRYKDQVISKLKEYADIAGKHNIILLHENEKDIYGDIARRCHDILKSVASPYFKAIFDFANFVQCGEDTAECYELLKDEIVYIHIKDAVSTDSQNVVCGTGEGKIPEILAQAIASGYKGFLTLEPHLVLFDSLKDLELEDATEIIKDNKGLDGAGGYKLQYESLLQILETIESEEI, encoded by the coding sequence GTGAATAAAGATTTAATGATATCAGGCTTCTCAGATGAAATCTCGTCTGATTTTGATACTCAGCTAGAAGTGGTATCAAAGCTAGGCATGCGTTATATTTCATTGCGCGGAATCGATGGGAGGAACATCGGAGAGTTCTCTGTAGATGAAATCAAAGAATCGGTTCTTCCTAGGCTCCAGAAGGCACAGATCGGAGTTTCATCTATTGGCGCGCCAATCGGTAAAGTGTTCGTCAACGATGAAGAGGGCTTTGCAGAGCAAAAGCTTATGCTGGACAGGCTTTGCCAAATAACTAACCTATTAAATTGTAAATATATCCGCATATTCAGTTTCTATATTCCAAAGGGTGAGAATGCAGATCGCTATAAAGATCAAGTAATAAGCAAGTTAAAGGAATATGCCGATATTGCGGGAAAACATAATATCATCTTATTGCATGAGAATGAAAAGGATATATATGGTGATATTGCAAGACGCTGCCATGATATTTTGAAATCGGTTGCTTCTCCTTATTTTAAAGCGATTTTCGATTTTGCTAACTTTGTACAATGCGGGGAGGACACTGCGGAGTGCTACGAATTGCTGAAAGATGAAATTGTTTATATTCACATCAAGGATGCCGTTTCTACGGATAGTCAAAATGTGGTTTGCGGTACAGGGGAAGGTAAAATACCAGAAATTTTAGCTCAGGCTATTGCTAGCGGCTACAAAGGTTTTTTAACGTTAGAGCCGCATTTAGTTTTATTTGATTCATTAAAAGATTTAGAGCTTGAGGATGCGACAGAAATTATTAAGGATAACAAGGGGCTGGATGGAGCGGGCGGGTACAAGCTTCAGTATGAGTCTTTATTGCAAATTCTAGAAACAATTGAAAGTGAGGAGATATAA
- the recN gene encoding DNA repair protein RecN → MLRELSIRNLAVIEEVNVNFHHGFHVLTGETGAGKSILIDALSLLVGGRGSADMVRYGCDKAEMEAMFDLPSNHPVWLVLSKLGVHANSDEMLVIRRELSSHGKSSSRVNGQLVTMTMLREIGECLVNIHGQHEHQSLLRTEQHLEWLDLFAGDLLIERKQNYRQLFGQLQRVRTSLRELENSTRHNVQMLDLYRFQIEEITNAQLKPLEDELLAEQRRKLMYAGKRMDGVSEAYSLLYGGKGLDMVSKAVAKLIDIQTYDAQKLNPLLEQLQSAFYQAEDAAFQLRDYRDSIESDPNELSQVEDRLDLIHSLKRKYGESIEEILSYLERTIIDRDKIENRDQMLEELHREEAQLYEQALIFAKELSHLREHAATKLSESIEKELSQLQMPSAKFRVQIDTTYTGTVGNKDIRLHVNGMNEAVFMLSTNHGEPLKPLNKIASGGEMSRIMLALKSIFAEIDQVPVLIFDEVDTGVSGRAAQAIAEKMSQLAKKCQVFSITHLPQVACMADHHYEIRKQVIGSRTSTSVDELVGKTRIDELARMLGGVEITDKTRNHAQEMLDLAHRQKGA, encoded by the coding sequence ATGCTGCGTGAGTTGTCTATTCGGAATTTAGCGGTAATTGAAGAAGTGAACGTTAATTTTCATCATGGATTCCATGTGTTGACAGGAGAAACAGGAGCAGGTAAATCTATTTTAATTGATGCACTCAGCTTACTGGTTGGCGGTAGAGGCTCCGCAGATATGGTACGGTACGGCTGTGACAAGGCTGAGATGGAGGCTATGTTCGACTTGCCAAGCAATCACCCTGTTTGGCTCGTTTTGAGCAAGCTTGGTGTACATGCCAATTCCGATGAGATGCTGGTCATTAGACGAGAGTTGTCATCGCACGGGAAGAGCAGCAGTCGAGTGAATGGACAGCTCGTTACGATGACGATGCTTAGGGAGATTGGCGAATGCCTGGTCAACATTCATGGACAGCATGAGCATCAATCCTTGCTGCGTACAGAGCAGCATTTGGAATGGCTGGATCTTTTCGCAGGAGATTTATTAATTGAGCGCAAACAAAATTATCGTCAACTTTTCGGCCAACTGCAGCGTGTGAGAACTTCTCTTCGGGAGCTGGAAAACTCAACCAGGCATAATGTTCAAATGCTGGATTTGTATCGTTTTCAGATTGAGGAAATAACGAATGCGCAGCTTAAGCCATTAGAGGATGAATTACTAGCTGAACAGAGACGCAAGCTAATGTATGCAGGAAAAAGAATGGATGGCGTATCTGAAGCTTATTCCTTGCTTTACGGAGGGAAAGGGCTGGATATGGTGAGCAAAGCAGTAGCCAAGCTGATCGATATTCAAACCTATGATGCACAAAAATTAAATCCGCTGCTGGAGCAGCTTCAATCCGCGTTTTATCAAGCGGAGGATGCTGCTTTCCAGCTCCGTGACTACCGCGACAGTATTGAATCAGATCCTAATGAGCTTTCGCAGGTGGAGGATCGACTTGATTTAATTCATAGCTTGAAACGCAAATACGGGGAATCAATCGAAGAAATTCTATCCTATTTGGAACGCACGATTATCGATCGAGATAAAATTGAAAATCGTGACCAAATGCTGGAAGAGCTTCATCGAGAAGAAGCTCAATTATATGAGCAAGCGTTAATATTTGCGAAAGAATTATCTCATTTGCGCGAGCATGCAGCTACGAAGCTGTCTGAGTCGATTGAGAAAGAGCTTAGCCAGCTTCAAATGCCATCGGCAAAATTCCGTGTTCAAATTGATACAACCTATACAGGGACAGTGGGAAATAAGGACATTCGATTGCATGTTAATGGAATGAATGAAGCGGTTTTTATGCTTTCCACAAATCATGGAGAGCCGCTCAAGCCCCTTAATAAAATTGCTTCTGGAGGAGAAATGTCGCGCATTATGCTTGCTCTGAAAAGTATTTTCGCAGAAATTGATCAAGTGCCTGTATTGATTTTCGATGAGGTAGATACAGGAGTCAGCGGTCGTGCAGCACAAGCAATTGCAGAGAAAATGTCGCAGCTGGCAAAGAAATGCCAAGTTTTCTCAATCACTCATCTTCCTCAGGTTGCTTGTATGGCTGACCATCATTATGAAATTCGCAAACAGGTTATTGGATCACGAACCTCAACTTCAGTTGATGAGCTTGTTGGAAAGACACGAATTGACGAGCTGGCCCGAATGCTTGGCGGCGTTGAGATCACTGACAAAACTAGGAATCATGCACAAGAAATGCTTGATTTAGCGCATCGACAGAAAGGGGCGTAA
- a CDS encoding transposase — translation MIKQKSSLDQLPPEMRPAFQELGVLKHLRNAGFKKTFGYTCSHLFMLVFVLLFHQKNWFRLLESSKSEAFPGKDAVYRFLNHSGFAWRRFLTSLSSDTVQRVETLTSVTRTSVFIVDDSMFERNRSKAVELLARFKDHATGAYYKGFRMLTLGWSDGHTFLPLDFALLSSVKAGLTGIHSGIDKRSSGYKRRKEALLSAPHLVSELLDRAIASGVSASYVLMDSWFTHAPLIGRVVERGLHVIGMVKNDNKRYLVQGKRVDLKGLYRSATQVQGKQRNILRQIHTELVPGIPVVVVFVRHRSKKNEWLAILSTDLTLTAPEIIQIYALRWDIEVFFKCAKSLLRLQKEFQGRSYDLLISHTTIVFSRYILLAWQHRKSTDQRTLGGLFYLLCDEVGSLDWAVALQQLVELMNEIANQVGKKLSAMIKSQLQLWISALPNYIKAYLPISGCES, via the coding sequence ATGATAAAGCAAAAGTCGTCCCTAGATCAACTCCCACCTGAAATGAGACCTGCTTTTCAGGAACTCGGTGTACTGAAGCACCTGAGAAATGCAGGATTCAAAAAGACTTTTGGCTATACCTGTTCCCATCTATTTATGCTCGTTTTTGTCCTACTCTTTCATCAGAAGAACTGGTTTCGTCTGCTTGAAAGTTCCAAAAGTGAAGCCTTTCCTGGCAAAGATGCCGTCTACCGGTTTCTTAATCACAGCGGATTTGCTTGGCGGCGTTTCTTGACTTCTCTCAGCAGTGACACCGTCCAGCGAGTCGAAACCTTGACCTCCGTCACACGAACTTCCGTGTTCATTGTCGACGATTCCATGTTTGAACGAAATCGCAGCAAAGCGGTAGAACTTCTCGCTCGGTTCAAGGATCACGCCACCGGTGCTTATTATAAGGGGTTTCGTATGCTGACTTTAGGCTGGTCGGACGGCCATACATTTCTCCCTCTGGACTTCGCCCTTCTCAGTTCCGTGAAGGCTGGACTGACCGGTATTCATTCGGGAATCGATAAGCGATCCTCTGGGTACAAACGCCGGAAAGAAGCTCTGCTTTCGGCCCCGCATCTGGTTTCTGAACTGCTGGATCGGGCCATCGCCTCGGGTGTTTCTGCGTCTTACGTGCTCATGGACAGTTGGTTCACTCATGCGCCCTTAATCGGGCGAGTGGTGGAACGAGGTCTTCATGTCATTGGCATGGTGAAAAACGACAACAAGCGATATCTCGTTCAGGGCAAACGGGTCGATCTCAAAGGTCTTTACCGATCTGCAACACAAGTCCAAGGGAAGCAACGGAATATTTTGCGTCAGATTCATACGGAACTGGTTCCCGGTATTCCAGTCGTCGTGGTCTTTGTTCGCCATCGCTCCAAGAAAAACGAATGGCTCGCGATTCTGTCGACGGATCTCACACTGACGGCACCGGAAATCATTCAAATCTACGCTCTTCGCTGGGACATCGAAGTCTTTTTCAAATGCGCTAAATCCTTGCTGCGCCTGCAAAAAGAGTTCCAAGGTCGCTCCTACGATCTGCTCATTAGCCATACTACGATTGTCTTTTCCCGTTATATTCTGCTGGCTTGGCAACATCGGAAAAGTACCGATCAACGGACGCTCGGTGGGCTGTTTTATTTGCTTTGCGATGAAGTCGGTTCTTTGGACTGGGCAGTGGCTTTGCAGCAACTGGTGGAATTGATGAACGAAATCGCTAATCAAGTCGGCAAAAAGCTATCCGCTATGATAAAAAGTCAACTACAGCTCTGGATCTCTGCTTTGCCCAATTACATCAAGGCTTACTTGCCAATCTCAGGCTGCGAAAGTTGA
- the argR gene encoding transcriptional regulator ArgR yields MKGIRQFKIKEIITNRAIETQEELVEALRESGMQVTQATVSRDMKELMLIKVPSGEGNYKYSLPQDHQRQNPIHKLKRALLDHFVHIDFTDNLVVMKCLPGSANAIGALVDNMEWSEIMGTICGDDTILMICRTKKQSGDIVERLLELLN; encoded by the coding sequence ATGAAGGGCATTCGCCAATTTAAAATCAAGGAGATTATTACGAATCGAGCGATTGAGACGCAGGAGGAGCTAGTTGAAGCCCTTCGTGAGTCAGGGATGCAGGTTACACAGGCAACGGTTTCTCGTGATATGAAGGAACTAATGCTAATTAAAGTACCTTCAGGCGAGGGGAATTATAAATATTCGCTGCCTCAGGATCATCAACGCCAAAATCCAATTCACAAGCTGAAGCGTGCTTTGCTTGATCACTTTGTACATATTGATTTTACGGACAACCTTGTTGTAATGAAGTGTCTGCCAGGCTCAGCGAATGCAATAGGGGCATTGGTTGACAATATGGAGTGGTCAGAGATAATGGGTACCATTTGCGGTGATGACACCATACTGATGATTTGTCGAACCAAGAAGCAGAGCGGGGACATTGTAGAACGTTTGCTTGAACTTTTGAATTAA
- a CDS encoding TlyA family RNA methyltransferase, which yields MTTTAKERIDVLLVERGFYESREKAKAALMAGLVLVNDEPVDKSGMKVARTADIKVKGALHPYVSRGGLKLEKAIRNFGIELNGRVMLDIGASTGGFTDCALQNGAAYVYAIDVGYNQLDWSLRQDERVHVMERTNFRYTQPTDLIGPPPTFASIDVSFISLKLILPALSQLLSVGSGIVALIKPQFEAGREKVGKSGVVRDSNVHKDVLRTVLTAAAEIGYRLQDVTFSPITGGEGNIEFLAYWTWSAEPNTAIPDDAALAGLVKQASETFTANK from the coding sequence ATGACAACAACTGCAAAAGAACGAATTGATGTGCTTCTAGTGGAGCGCGGCTTTTATGAAAGCAGAGAAAAAGCAAAAGCGGCCTTGATGGCGGGACTTGTACTCGTAAATGACGAGCCGGTGGATAAAAGCGGGATGAAAGTAGCTCGTACTGCGGATATTAAGGTAAAGGGTGCTTTGCATCCTTATGTTAGCCGTGGCGGTTTAAAGCTGGAGAAAGCAATTCGGAATTTCGGCATTGAGCTCAACGGCCGAGTGATGCTTGACATCGGCGCATCAACCGGAGGTTTTACGGATTGTGCTCTACAGAATGGTGCTGCTTATGTTTATGCCATTGATGTTGGTTATAATCAGCTGGACTGGTCTCTTAGGCAGGATGAGCGTGTACATGTCATGGAGCGTACCAATTTCCGTTATACACAGCCGACTGATTTGATAGGACCGCCTCCAACTTTTGCTTCTATTGATGTATCCTTTATATCGTTAAAGCTTATTTTGCCTGCATTATCTCAATTATTATCGGTTGGTTCTGGCATTGTAGCTTTAATTAAGCCGCAATTCGAGGCTGGGCGTGAGAAGGTTGGCAAATCGGGTGTCGTACGCGATTCCAACGTTCACAAAGATGTTCTGCGTACAGTACTGACCGCTGCTGCTGAGATCGGCTACAGACTGCAGGATGTTACTTTCTCGCCGATTACAGGCGGGGAAGGCAATATTGAGTTTTTGGCTTATTGGACTTGGTCCGCAGAGCCAAATACAGCCATTCCTGATGATGCTGCATTAGCTGGATTAGTTAAGCAAGCGAGTGAGACTTTTACCGCTAATAAATAA
- a CDS encoding transposase has protein sequence MEKRETWKKRGIVKQILKDHFHGFWELHANLFPEELQKAIPEAVNKATRCGTKDMGYARYECMGCTEGKPEPVIICFTCKSRFCHGCGKKYTDDWAEKQQERILNVPHRHTVFTVPKELRKYFFEDRSRLNELSKEVAKVIQYYYRRKNKSKQYDVGVITVIHTFGRDLKFNPHIHALVTEGALDCHKQWKSVEYISFTYLRKSWQKLLMDLMLKWHPGDAKVKTLVNQLYSRYKHGFYVNAEQRMKDARGAAKYIGRYLARPAIAEYRIIKYDYHTVHYWYEDHQTGKRIDVVAPVMKFIYALVQHIPPKHFRMVGRYGLYSRSKNKESQKIVNLWRYMVHKQIEMTFPPKEKRRKTYRQRMLETYERDPIACPCCKQTMLLVVIWHADYGRIYYYDEESERAYKKKWGVRANERKERQETG, from the coding sequence ATGGAGAAGCGAGAAACATGGAAGAAACGAGGGATCGTGAAACAGATCTTGAAGGATCATTTTCATGGGTTTTGGGAACTTCATGCGAATCTATTCCCGGAAGAACTGCAGAAAGCGATACCGGAAGCCGTAAACAAGGCAACGCGATGCGGCACGAAGGATATGGGTTACGCGAGATATGAATGTATGGGTTGTACGGAGGGAAAACCGGAACCGGTCATTATCTGTTTTACTTGTAAGAGTCGGTTTTGTCATGGATGCGGAAAGAAATACACCGATGACTGGGCAGAAAAGCAACAGGAGCGAATCCTGAATGTCCCCCATCGTCATACCGTGTTTACGGTACCAAAAGAGTTGAGGAAATACTTCTTTGAGGATCGGAGTCGTTTGAACGAGCTTAGTAAAGAAGTGGCGAAGGTCATCCAATATTACTATCGGCGTAAAAATAAGAGCAAACAGTATGACGTGGGCGTCATTACGGTCATTCATACGTTTGGAAGGGATCTAAAGTTTAATCCGCATATTCATGCCCTGGTTACGGAAGGTGCGTTAGATTGCCATAAGCAGTGGAAGAGTGTGGAGTATATTTCTTTTACCTACTTGAGAAAGTCATGGCAGAAGCTACTTATGGATTTAATGTTGAAGTGGCATCCTGGCGATGCGAAGGTAAAAACGTTGGTAAACCAACTGTACAGTCGGTACAAGCATGGATTTTATGTCAACGCAGAACAACGAATGAAGGATGCCCGTGGAGCGGCCAAGTATATTGGACGTTATCTGGCTCGTCCGGCAATCGCAGAGTATCGCATTATAAAGTATGACTACCATACGGTACATTACTGGTACGAAGATCATCAGACAGGAAAGAGGATCGATGTCGTAGCCCCTGTCATGAAATTCATTTATGCCCTGGTGCAACATATCCCGCCGAAGCATTTTCGAATGGTAGGCAGGTATGGCCTGTACAGCAGAAGTAAGAATAAGGAGTCGCAAAAGATCGTTAACTTATGGCGGTACATGGTCCATAAACAGATTGAAATGACGTTCCCGCCGAAGGAAAAGAGAAGAAAGACGTACCGTCAGCGGATGTTGGAGACTTATGAACGGGATCCGATCGCCTGTCCCTGCTGCAAACAAACCATGTTGCTTGTGGTTATTTGGCATGCAGACTATGGGCGAATTTATTATTATGATGAGGAAAGTGAACGAGCGTATAAGAAGAAATGGGGGGTTCGGGCTAATGAACGAAAGGAAAGGCAAGAAACAGGATAG
- a CDS encoding Gfo/Idh/MocA family oxidoreductase, translating into MKNVKMGIIGLGAEGGLYAGFLADGKVKNMVIGAICDTDPEKRALSADKYPDVPFYDNYIDMLESGDVDAIVTCVPHYLHPEMGIEALKRNIHALVEKPAGVYTKQVQELNDFAASKPELTFGIFFNQRTNPLYLKLKELIDSGEIGEIRRTNWLITTWWRPQGYYEQSAWRATWGGEGGGVLVNQAPHQLDLLQWICGMPKEVYSNVKYGYQRNIAVEDEVTAMFDYENGATGVFITCTHDVLGTDRLEILGDKGKIVVDDSKKITIKRLHKSESEMSANMSWADVMKIFTGQGPADIFTEEVLEFESVWGAQHIAVLENFAANIVEGTPLIAPGSDGIHGVRLANAIHLSSFLGKKVEISFDEELYLAELNKKIEEERNK; encoded by the coding sequence ATGAAAAATGTGAAAATGGGAATTATCGGATTGGGTGCAGAAGGCGGATTATATGCTGGATTTCTAGCAGACGGAAAAGTTAAGAACATGGTGATCGGGGCTATATGTGATACAGATCCAGAGAAAAGAGCATTGTCTGCAGACAAGTATCCGGATGTTCCTTTCTATGACAACTACATTGATATGCTTGAGAGCGGCGATGTGGACGCAATCGTTACCTGTGTTCCACACTATCTGCACCCGGAAATGGGGATTGAGGCGTTAAAGAGAAATATTCACGCCTTGGTAGAAAAGCCCGCTGGTGTTTACACAAAACAGGTTCAAGAATTAAACGATTTTGCAGCTTCAAAGCCTGAGCTGACCTTTGGAATTTTCTTCAATCAGAGAACGAATCCACTTTATCTAAAGCTGAAAGAGCTCATTGATAGTGGTGAAATCGGTGAGATTCGCCGTACGAACTGGTTGATCACAACATGGTGGAGACCACAGGGCTACTATGAGCAAAGTGCATGGAGAGCAACTTGGGGTGGCGAAGGCGGCGGTGTGCTGGTTAACCAAGCCCCGCATCAATTGGATTTGCTTCAGTGGATTTGCGGTATGCCGAAAGAAGTGTATTCGAATGTGAAATACGGCTACCAAAGAAATATCGCTGTTGAAGATGAAGTAACGGCCATGTTTGACTACGAGAATGGTGCTACTGGTGTATTTATTACTTGTACACATGACGTTTTGGGTACCGACCGTTTGGAAATTTTAGGTGATAAAGGAAAGATCGTTGTTGATGACAGCAAGAAAATAACGATTAAACGTCTTCATAAGTCCGAATCTGAAATGAGCGCTAATATGAGCTGGGCAGATGTAATGAAAATATTTACAGGCCAAGGCCCAGCAGATATTTTCACGGAAGAGGTGCTCGAATTCGAAAGTGTATGGGGTGCTCAGCACATCGCCGTACTGGAAAACTTCGCTGCAAATATCGTAGAAGGTACACCTTTGATCGCTCCTGGCAGCGATGGCATACATGGCGTTAGGCTGGCAAATGCGATTCATCTGTCCAGCTTCTTAGGCAAAAAAGTAGAGATCTCATTTGATGAAGAGCTTTATTTGGCTGAATTAAATAAAAAAATTGAAGAAGAGAGGAACAAATAG
- the spoIVB gene encoding SpoIVB peptidase has product MNSNQRKRWFGLVLVIFICMIGSSTPFQHFAAIPNELRLFSGQLKRLHYGVPVHAEVTVDPQMLQVNGTTSHSLSVNLNEPLSLQSIQSGQTKMKVKLFGKIPFKTVKVNVVPDLRVIPGGQTIGVKVKSSGILVVGHHQVAGTDGMKQSPGEAAGLRLGDLIVKINGTNINQVHRVAELSERSGNDKKPLEITFKRDGQLSKTQLSPVFDAQDKAWRLGLYIRDSAAGVGTLTFYAPDQGVYGALGHVITDMDTQTPIEVGEGQILQSSVTSINKSQNGEPGEKRAHFVKESKILGNVERNTPFGIFGKMNEVPTHTYSEKALPVAFAEDVKEGPAEILTVVNGQKVERFDIEIVHVTKQSGPATKGMVIKIIDKRLLSKTGGIVQGMSGSPIIQDGKLVGAVTHVFVNDPSSGYGCFIEWMLQDAGVLLKSAIREAA; this is encoded by the coding sequence TTGAACTCCAATCAAAGGAAGCGATGGTTTGGCCTAGTTCTCGTTATCTTCATTTGCATGATCGGAAGCTCCACCCCGTTTCAACACTTTGCCGCAATCCCGAATGAACTTCGTTTATTCTCCGGGCAACTGAAACGATTGCATTACGGAGTGCCCGTTCATGCTGAAGTAACGGTCGATCCTCAGATGCTTCAGGTTAATGGAACCACAAGTCATTCTTTATCCGTAAATTTGAACGAGCCACTGTCACTGCAGTCAATCCAAAGCGGTCAAACGAAGATGAAAGTGAAATTATTTGGTAAAATTCCTTTCAAAACGGTTAAAGTTAATGTTGTACCGGATTTGCGTGTTATACCAGGGGGACAGACCATCGGAGTTAAAGTTAAATCCTCAGGCATTCTGGTTGTAGGGCATCATCAGGTCGCAGGTACCGATGGTATGAAGCAATCACCTGGAGAAGCTGCTGGACTCCGCCTGGGCGATTTGATTGTTAAGATCAATGGTACTAACATTAATCAGGTCCACAGGGTTGCAGAGCTAAGTGAGAGGTCTGGCAATGACAAGAAGCCTCTAGAAATTACTTTTAAGCGAGATGGTCAATTAAGCAAGACGCAGCTTAGTCCTGTTTTCGATGCACAGGATAAAGCTTGGCGGCTAGGACTGTACATTAGAGACTCGGCAGCAGGTGTTGGCACGTTAACCTTTTATGCCCCTGATCAAGGCGTATATGGAGCGCTGGGACATGTTATAACAGATATGGATACGCAAACGCCGATTGAAGTAGGCGAAGGTCAAATCTTACAATCCAGTGTAACCTCCATTAACAAAAGCCAAAATGGTGAGCCGGGAGAAAAAAGAGCACATTTTGTGAAGGAAAGTAAAATATTAGGAAATGTTGAGCGTAATACTCCGTTTGGCATTTTCGGCAAAATGAATGAAGTTCCTACTCATACCTACAGTGAAAAAGCATTACCCGTAGCCTTTGCCGAAGATGTCAAAGAAGGTCCTGCGGAAATTTTAACTGTTGTAAACGGACAAAAGGTTGAACGCTTTGATATCGAAATCGTTCATGTAACCAAGCAATCCGGTCCAGCCACTAAAGGAATGGTTATCAAGATTATTGATAAACGATTACTGAGCAAGACAGGCGGTATTGTTCAAGGGATGTCTGGAAGTCCAATTATTCAGGATGGTAAGCTTGTTGGTGCCGTCACTCATGTATTTGTAAATGATCCTTCCTCTGGATATGGCTGCTTTATTGAGTGGATGCTGCAGGACGCGGGAGTATTGCTCAAGTCGGCAATTAGAGAGGCTGCATAG
- the spo0A gene encoding sporulation transcription factor Spo0A — protein sequence MHKIEVLLADDNREFTNLLSEYISEQSDMSVSGVAYNGEEVLRHLEEARDVPDVLILDIIMPHLDGLGVLERLKEMNISPMPKIIMLTAFGQENITQKAVQLGASYYILKPFDMDILANRIRQLVGSPTYSSSGSFTTSSSTLKSNVVPIAKGKNLDANITSIIHEIGVPAHIKGYQYLREAITMVYNNIEILGAITKTLYPAIAEKFKTTPSRVERAIRHAIEVAWTRGNIDSISHLFGYTINISKSKPTNSEFIAMVADKLRIEHKVS from the coding sequence TTGCATAAAATCGAAGTTTTATTGGCAGATGACAACCGTGAATTTACAAACCTGTTATCGGAATACATATCCGAACAAAGTGATATGAGTGTAAGTGGAGTCGCGTATAATGGGGAAGAGGTTTTAAGACATTTGGAGGAAGCAAGAGACGTTCCAGATGTACTTATCCTTGATATTATTATGCCTCATTTGGATGGGTTAGGTGTTCTTGAGCGTTTGAAGGAAATGAATATTTCTCCAATGCCTAAAATTATTATGCTGACCGCCTTCGGTCAAGAAAATATTACGCAAAAAGCAGTACAGCTCGGAGCTTCATATTATATTTTAAAGCCGTTTGATATGGATATTCTGGCGAATCGTATTCGTCAGCTTGTTGGCAGTCCAACTTACTCATCTTCTGGCAGCTTTACGACAAGCTCATCGACGCTCAAATCAAATGTTGTTCCGATTGCAAAAGGCAAAAACCTCGATGCGAATATTACAAGCATCATTCATGAAATTGGCGTACCTGCCCACATTAAAGGGTATCAATATTTACGTGAAGCAATTACGATGGTTTACAATAATATCGAAATTCTTGGTGCAATTACTAAAACGCTTTATCCAGCTATTGCTGAAAAATTCAAAACGACGCCATCTCGCGTTGAACGCGCGATCCGTCACGCGATAGAGGTCGCATGGACACGCGGCAACATTGACAGCATCAGCCACTTGTTTGGCTATACGATCAACATCAGCAAATCGAAACCAACGAATTCAGAGTTCATCGCGATGGTGGCTGATAAGCTGAGGATTGAGCATAAGGTTAGCTAA
- a CDS encoding sugar phosphate isomerase/epimerase produces the protein MKKGKIGVQMMMLKGKVEELGVYETMKKLDELGYHCVEVSQIPMTEANVSEFKRACADFDIKIASMSAALEPMMPGMAGETLTNDFDKIVSDCKTLDCNFLRIGMLPFNLMGSKDKIMEFIGKAEVMAERLDEHGIELYYHNHHIEFQKYDGEYLLDMIKNNTSKLGFELDVHWIHRAGVNPIELIKEYAGRISLLHLKDYRIGQLNVNELDFKDMGKFFEKFTNLIEFAEVGEGNLDMKGIIEAGIESGVQYFLVEQDDLYGRDPFDCLKTSGDNLRKLGYADWF, from the coding sequence ATGAAAAAAGGTAAAATCGGTGTTCAAATGATGATGCTTAAAGGCAAAGTTGAAGAGCTAGGTGTCTATGAGACGATGAAAAAGCTAGATGAGCTTGGTTATCACTGTGTAGAGGTATCACAAATTCCGATGACTGAAGCTAATGTATCTGAATTCAAAAGAGCATGCGCTGATTTCGATATCAAAATCGCCTCTATGTCTGCTGCTTTAGAACCCATGATGCCAGGTATGGCGGGCGAGACACTCACGAATGATTTTGACAAAATAGTAAGTGATTGCAAAACCTTGGATTGCAACTTCTTGCGTATAGGCATGCTTCCGTTCAATTTAATGGGCAGTAAAGATAAAATTATGGAGTTCATCGGAAAAGCTGAAGTTATGGCAGAGAGATTGGATGAGCATGGAATTGAATTATATTATCATAATCACCATATTGAGTTCCAAAAATATGATGGGGAATATTTATTGGATATGATCAAAAACAATACCTCTAAACTCGGTTTTGAGTTAGATGTTCACTGGATTCATAGAGCGGGTGTAAATCCGATTGAGCTTATTAAAGAATACGCTGGCCGTATTTCATTGCTGCATTTAAAAGACTATCGTATTGGTCAATTGAATGTGAACGAACTAGATTTCAAAGACATGGGTAAATTTTTCGAAAAGTTCACCAATCTAATTGAATTTGCCGAAGTAGGCGAGGGCAACCTTGATATGAAAGGCATTATTGAAGCCGGAATTGAGAGCGGTGTACAGTATTTCTTAGTGGAGCAAGACGATTTGTATGGCCGTGATCCATTTGACTGCTTGAAGACCTCTGGGGACAACTTAAGAAAATTGGGCTATGCCGATTGGTTTTAA